One segment of Anaerolineales bacterium DNA contains the following:
- a CDS encoding hydroxymethylglutaryl-CoA reductase, degradative encodes MAHSSRIPDFHKKSINDRRRDLIERSRLKESDSEILDRGGINPALADRMIENVIGVYALPLGIATNFVVNGREVLVPMAVEEPSIVAGASFMARLVRECGGFAAEADEPRMIGQIQIMDVKDPAAAEKALLAHREEILAEAGEADPPLRRAGGGPRGMEVRRVTDSPCGPFLVLHLILDVRDAMGANAVNTACERIAPTVARISGGRVRLRILSNLADRRLARARCALTAEALAFEGWSGETVVEGILEAYAFAAADPHRATTHNKGIFNGVDAVVLATGNDWRAVEAGAHAYAARGGTYAPLSKWERDGEGRLAGYLEMPLAAGIVGGATRVHPAAKAALNILGVRTARELAEVIAAVGLAQNLAAMRALATEGIQRGHMRLHARQLAIAAGAEGNAAERIAEQLVAENAIRTDRAEELVRQGR; translated from the coding sequence ATGGCGCATTCTTCGCGAATCCCGGATTTTCATAAAAAAAGCATAAACGACCGGCGGCGGGATCTGATCGAGCGGTCCCGGCTGAAAGAATCCGATTCGGAAATCCTGGACCGGGGCGGGATAAATCCGGCGCTTGCCGACCGGATGATCGAAAACGTAATTGGCGTGTATGCCCTGCCATTGGGGATCGCCACGAATTTCGTCGTCAACGGCCGCGAGGTGCTGGTTCCGATGGCGGTCGAGGAGCCCTCGATCGTGGCGGGCGCTTCTTTTATGGCCCGTCTGGTCCGGGAGTGCGGCGGCTTCGCCGCCGAAGCCGACGAACCGCGGATGATCGGACAGATTCAGATTATGGACGTGAAGGATCCGGCCGCGGCGGAGAAGGCCCTGCTGGCGCACCGGGAGGAAATCCTGGCCGAAGCCGGCGAAGCGGATCCGCCGCTGCGGCGCGCGGGCGGCGGACCGCGCGGGATGGAAGTCCGGCGGGTGACCGACTCGCCCTGCGGCCCGTTCCTCGTCCTGCACCTGATCCTCGACGTGCGCGACGCGATGGGCGCCAACGCGGTCAACACCGCCTGTGAGCGGATCGCGCCGACGGTTGCGCGGATCTCGGGCGGGCGGGTGCGCCTGCGGATCCTCTCGAACCTGGCGGACCGGCGGCTGGCGCGCGCCCGGTGCGCGCTCACGGCGGAGGCGCTGGCGTTCGAAGGCTGGAGCGGCGAAACGGTGGTCGAGGGAATCCTCGAGGCGTACGCCTTCGCCGCGGCGGATCCGCACCGCGCAACGACCCACAACAAGGGAATTTTCAACGGCGTGGACGCGGTCGTGCTCGCCACCGGCAACGATTGGCGGGCGGTGGAAGCCGGGGCGCACGCCTACGCCGCCCGCGGCGGAACGTACGCGCCGCTCTCGAAATGGGAGCGCGACGGCGAAGGCCGGCTGGCGGGATATTTGGAGATGCCGCTCGCGGCGGGAATAGTCGGCGGAGCCACGCGCGTGCATCCGGCCGCCAAGGCGGCCCTGAACATCCTCGGAGTCCGGACCGCGCGCGAATTGGCGGAAGTGATCGCCGCGGTGGGGTTGGCCCAGAACTTGGCGGCGATGCGCGCCCTGGCCACCGAGGGAATCCAGCGCGGCCACATGCGCCTGCACGCGCGCCAGCTCGCAATCGCGGCGGGCGCGGAAGGGAACGCGGCCGAACGGATCGCCGAGCAGTTGGTGGCGGAGAACGCGATCCGCACCGACCGCGCGGAAGAATTGGTTAGGCAAGGGCGGTGA
- a CDS encoding hydroxymethylglutaryl-CoA synthase: MKPARGVGIVGYGAYVPRYRLPGKEISRVWTEGNTPPLVAEKSVPGLDEDVITMAIEAARNALARADLDPAQIGAVWVGSESHPYAVKPSSSVVGEAIGASPHLLAADWEFACKAGTEAVQAAIGMVGSGMLRYALAVGMDTAQSRPGDVLEYTAGAGGGAFLIGPAEDSLAVFEASYSCVSDTPDFWRRDLQKYPSHGQRFTGEPAYFRHVTGAGRALLEATGMQPADFRFAVFHQPNPKFPQRAAEILGFTKDQIQAGLLAPQIGNTYAGSALIGLTAVLDQAAPGDRIFVVSFGSGAGSDAFWITAADQLTPRQARAPKTADYIARRKEIDYGVYVRYRGKLRL; this comes from the coding sequence ATGAAGCCGGCCCGCGGCGTGGGCATCGTCGGGTACGGCGCCTATGTGCCGCGCTACCGCCTGCCGGGCAAAGAAATTTCGCGCGTGTGGACCGAGGGCAACACGCCGCCGCTGGTGGCCGAGAAGTCCGTCCCCGGCCTGGACGAAGATGTGATCACCATGGCGATCGAGGCCGCGCGCAACGCGCTTGCGCGCGCGGACCTGGATCCGGCGCAGATCGGCGCGGTGTGGGTCGGCTCGGAATCCCATCCCTACGCGGTCAAGCCATCCTCCTCGGTCGTCGGCGAGGCGATCGGCGCGTCGCCCCATCTGCTCGCCGCCGATTGGGAATTCGCCTGCAAAGCCGGAACCGAAGCGGTCCAGGCCGCGATCGGCATGGTCGGATCCGGGATGCTGCGCTACGCGCTGGCGGTCGGAATGGACACGGCCCAGAGCCGGCCGGGCGACGTGCTGGAATACACCGCCGGCGCGGGCGGGGGCGCGTTCCTGATCGGCCCGGCGGAGGATTCGCTGGCGGTCTTCGAAGCGTCCTACTCCTGCGTCAGCGACACGCCGGATTTTTGGCGCCGCGACCTTCAGAAATACCCTTCCCACGGCCAGCGCTTCACCGGCGAGCCGGCGTATTTCCGCCATGTGACGGGCGCGGGGCGGGCGCTGTTGGAAGCCACCGGGATGCAGCCGGCGGATTTCCGCTTCGCCGTCTTTCATCAACCGAATCCGAAGTTCCCGCAGAGGGCGGCGGAGATCCTCGGATTCACAAAGGACCAGATCCAGGCGGGACTCCTGGCTCCGCAGATCGGAAACACCTACGCCGGCTCGGCCTTGATCGGATTGACCGCCGTGCTCGATCAGGCGGCTCCGGGGGACCGGATCTTCGTCGTTTCGTTCGGTTCGGGCGCGGGATCGGACGCCTTCTGGATCACCGCCGCCGACCAATTGACCCCGCGCCAGGCGCGCGCGCCGAAAACGGCGGATTACATCGCCCGCCGCAAGGAGATCGATTACGGTGTGTACGTGCGCTACCGGGGGAAACTCAGACTGTAG